The Hippocampus zosterae strain Florida chromosome 2, ASM2543408v3, whole genome shotgun sequence genome contains the following window.
TGTGCGTTCCAAGTAAATGGCAGATGTTTTGCAATTCAAGGCGCATCAATAGCCATGCGCTTTAGTGTTGAACAATGGCAGCCCATCACTCCACAccctctcccttttttttccctccctcttgTCTTTCACTCGAGGCGCGCACAAAGGCTTCATCCTCCAGCGAGTTATAAAGTTACTTGGCAGTCAGTTCATTTAAGGGCCTTGAGAGAACCTTAAGCGATGTTAATGTGCACCTCTGCTCTTTTCTTGCGCTCACCCCCGCACACACAGGCCAACAGTAGCCATTGTGCGCCCAAAGCAAAGGAAGAACCTTTTAAATAACCCGAGGGGCAGTCCATAGAAATTCATGGTTCCCCTTCCTGTTTAATCTTTCATCAGAGCTGCTGTCGCgtggcttccccccccccccccccccccccaaatccctTCTCTATATTTGTAacatattgtatatatttttaaaactccACTGCATGCACCTGTTGGTGTCTACCTGGTCCCGTTTTGTGCACTTGTTGCTCACCACAAAAGCGCTTTGGTCACACCAGCCGCAGACACAAGTGCACCTGAAAAGAAGGCGGCAAATCGATTTGCTCCGCTCTCGCTGTGCCAAATCGTGGGCCAGCCCTTCTCTGCGTGTTTTAAGACACGCAGGCCGCGTCTAAGCGGGAAGCTCCGTCGACGCACGCAAGCgtgagaagaaaagaaagagcAGACCGTGAAATCCTCGTGACAATGGATTTCACTGTGGACAGACACATGGTGCTTGTGTAgccgatggatggatggatgaaaaaaactgcGCCAAGCATCTTGCGAGTAACTTGTGGCGATCCTTGACTAAAATTGATTTAAGTATAGTAAATCAAAGTTGAAACTACTGTATACTACATCACTTGTAAATacggtggtacctctacttacgaaattaatgtATTCTGGAAGAAATTCCTGAACTATAAAATTTTGTAAATAGAGATGCGTAATCGCAGCTCCGACttccctgaacgcaacatactgtaatatctttcttgtattttgtgtgacgtcatagggaggggaggagccaggttgggagAATATTGGCTgtcccccgctcccccccaaaaaaaatcggatATAAATGTTTTCTCAAGCATAAAGATGCatcgaaatatgtaacaaatacatgttgcaattcgattattgcacaatcaatgagagttgtgcatcatgtacatgtggttaaaggacactttgattctctcctcttttatctcaaaccgcttcaaacaacaaagcgagtgacggaaaagtggttaggactgcacgactgtccgtgttttatgttatgtgttgtgtttattattttactttatgttaactgttttgtaaagcgctttgttacagctgccgctgttgtgaaagcgctatataaatcagcatgtattgtattgtattgtatgtaaaaaaaaaaaaaaagaataaaaatggtggtCAGTTAACTTTTAAGAGCCTCCTCAtcgtttttccccctctttagttcatgttctctctcagaagtgttttttgcctggcgttttgtaaagaaccgatccaaggacgtttgcttttaacaatcttttgaaaatgtccaaggcaaacgtcAGCATAGTGAGCCATCACCCGACTACACgtgatcactttttttctgagtGATTCACATTTCTTTAAAACTATCgaaacgcctcatggcccagAGGGGCGAATGGCGAGGAAGTTGCATAGACACAAATCTATCTATTAATTTAtcggagagaaggatgctcgcagtcgctgatactattcaccatttttaataaacaaaataagtaataaacacacgcattcaaaggagttgctgttagccacaactcacgcTCATGCGCTCCTCACTCAGACTAACTACCGGAGCCAATATTCTCCcaacctggcccctcccctccccatgacgtcacacaaaatacaagaaacagatattacagtatgttgcgttcagggaaGTCGGAGCTGCGACTAGCACACCATACTGTACTTTTACCGTTCgtattttgacatttctttcggAACAAGAGGCGATATTTCCCTCTTGAGGCGTTCTGTAACTTGAAAATtacgtatgaagagacgttcgtgaGTAGAGGCGCCACTGTACtcttattttttggggtttttttttttttgcttttgtagcTATCATACTCCAAAATATTCCAtgtttagaaaaataaataaccctTAAGAATCGCAGCTGTCCCTTGAGCTCAATGAGACATGTAAACGCAACCTCCGCATTGGAGTGTGGATTATATAGACCCTTTGTCTTAACCATTGACTTGCAAATGCGTCCGTTTGCTCTCCATGAAGAGCATCGTTTATTGCCGTAATAGCGTAATTGCCTCACTAATTGTCGCAAACAAGTCCGCCAATAGTCCGATTCTTACATTGGGCACTGCTCCATGACAAAGGGTTCACGTACGACCCGAGGCTCAAAGAGAGCTGCATGTGTCCTTTTCATAAACATAGCCTTAAATTGTCGTGTAATGGCACACCCATTCTCACTTGCAATTCGAACACAAGGTTCGCATTGCGCCATTCTTATGCGGGGAGAAGATGACACGGAGACTTTGAAGTGGGGTGCAGGGGAACCCTTTTGACATCTTGGCCGCGTCCCTTCAACTTCCCTGCATGTGATCTGAAATCGAGACACTTCATTCTCTTTTGTTCCGCTGAAGGAGAGGCAACACTAATTGGAATTAGAGCGACTAATAAGCGCGGCCGTGTCTCTTCTGTGACTCTGAGGAACCTCGCCACGGTGCCGTTTTCAAAGCAAGCGTGAAAACGTCCCTAATGTGACGTGGAGAGGGGGACAAAGGACACCACAGAGCTGCCCTGGTGCGCGGCAACTCCGCCAGATTTCTTCCCGATTACGCGCATCGCTGTTGCATTAACTTTGTGTCCCGCAATGATTCGGTGGATTTTACGCAATTAGTGTTGAGGGGTtttattgtgtgtatgtgtgatcgTTTTTTGACTCGTTGTCGGACACGCGCCTATTTCCATAGCTGTGACGTGACGTGACAATATAGTCATCCGAATGCGATTGGCGGCCATGGACTTGACATGGTGTCGGCATTTCTTCAGAGAAATAAATGTAGCCGAGTCTCTGGAAAAACTAGATTGgacataaaataatttttatgtgggctttattcccgactgaacaatgagaaATTGTACAGCTTTAAGATGAAAGTCTGAGATGTAAActtggctcttaaagtgacagtgctacatttgttaaacaaggaagtcTTCACTAGGGAAATAcactgcatatgttcccgcgcgttttgatctagtgtggctcttaaagtgacagtgctacatttctaagtaaggttcacctggttacataaaGAACGTCTGACGTATTTGTAGCCGACCAGAGCGAAATGACTATTCAAAACAAGCTTGTAACGTGAAAATACGCGGCTAGAAAATATTTGAGAAGTGTTTCTGttattaatgacacaagtcaTTATGGCATTTAACTGACGCTTTAATAGCATGAAACGTAACTCACGGTAACGATGGCAAGCcgcaccttgcctcttgggttataccattttaactagcccgggggggggggggggggatagtcccCAAACAAGAAGCGCCTCatagaaaataaattaattttcaGAAGGATTATGTTGACATGAATAATTATTCAAGTGTTTTACCAAGAGTAACGTGGATGTTTTTAACACAAATTGACATCCAAAAATTTACAATGACGGTGTTCACTTGTACTGATTTGGGCCCAAGTCGGCATTTCTATTTTCAAATGCTCCTTTTTTTGACGTACGTAAAAGATGCGCAATGGGCCGCAAGTGAAGTCGACTTTCCCAAGCCAGCTTTCCTTTCAGGGAGCAGTGTGGATAATCGCGAGGCGGAGGACCGAGGACAAGGGGCGGCCCACAATTCTCctcggtgcccccccccccccccccccccccatcccccacaccTCAACCTCCTCCGAGCAGCCTGGCGTCAAGACAAAAAGTCATGAAACTCAGTAGCCGATGAATAGCAGAGTTCGCTTGGCCAAAGTCGGCTTTGTAATAGTTTAATGCAAACTATTTCCCGCGCAGCCATAAATATTGTCTCAAAACGGTCGTGTCATGCGAGCACATCGCCATCCGTGGCGGCACGTCGAAAATTACCACGGTGCTGCCTTCGACCTGCTGGCGTGaaactccaaaataaaagcgtcAATGCACGACTAAGCAGAACCAGAATCGTGGCCAATGATGTTTCACTTTCGGAGTTTCACTCTTTTGTTTAACACCACCAAGCCTTTGCTCCTTTTCAATGCCGCGTGTTGATTAAGTGGACTTTTTAATATTTcgaataggttaaaaaaaagtccacttaAAAAGTccaccaccaaaacaaaactacaaGAAATTGTTCCCAATGGAAACACCGTAAGGTACAagtttcaaactcaaggccccggggccagatcaggcccgccaaatcattttatgtggccctcgaaagcaaatcaaaaatgtcaactttcatgatgcttgctaaaatcactaccaaaatttcatttgaaataaataaggGTGATCCTATCAGCATCTTCgtgtgaccaaacccctcattacagtaacttaaataaTAGGTgaaataaaccattattcttgacttattAATAGgggttcacagtcataacggccctccaaatggaaactgtaactaaaatctggctcgggacaaaaatgagtttgacacccctgctgtaaggcTTTACTAGGAAGAAGATAACATTTAAATCCTGGCCCTTTACAATTGGCTATTGGCCACTTTGCTCAATCCGAAACATGCACATTTCTCCTATACCCGAAAAGGACAAACTTTTCTGTTGAATTTCCATTTTACTTTGACAAGCGGATGGCCCCAAAAAATGTAACGAGGtgaaaagtctaaaaaaagtAGATCTGCAtcaagattattttattttgtgcaataatGTGACTAAATAAACTTGAATAAATTCaattcaacacccccccccccaaaaaaaggaacaaaaagatGCCTTGTTGTGTTGGTATGTGCTTGTTGTTGGCTGCCAAATGACAGCAGTGCTTGGTCATTTAAGCGTTTTAGGGGATGGGGGGGCTCTTTGCATTGAGATGTTAAGTGGGTGTGTCTATATAAACCCGTGCGTGGTCCACTTTCGCTTTTTGGCTGTTGTGAGGGAAAGAAATTCGCTtcgtgagagagggagagagagaaaaaaaagggagtgaggaaaaaaaacagaatggtGGCTACTATTGACTGTGCGGACAAGTCCGACTCAATCACGGCAAGTAAGGTAcgtctaaagaaaaaaaacgttgtgaCGGTATTTatgaagacagagttcagtgaaATGCATTTATGATGTTGTCTCAATTATCCAGGTCTCTAAACCATTGATGGAGAAGAAACGAAGGGCCCGGATTAACAAGTGTTTGGACCAGTTGAAATGCCTTCTGGAGAGCCACTATAGTAGCACTGTAAGCATAAACGAATTCATCCAGCTCTCGTTTAGTAAACAGCCATTGTGCAGTACAAACGTTCAAAATACTCAAAAGATTTTATCATcacgattgaaaaaaaaaaaatcttcaaccctgtttattgtttttgatATTCAGGCAAATGTACAATGGCCTACCCTTCAAACTAATAACTCATTTCTAATTCTCTCTCTGTATAATTAATTATATTGTTAAAATGAGACTAATAATggaaaaattataataaaagaCATCGTAAAGGCCACAATATCGTTTACAATTTTTAATCGTCATGCACGTTTCCCTGAAATGTATTGAAAGACGTGCGTTTTGACTGTAACGAATTCGATTTTGCTTGCACACGCAGATTCGAAAGCGCAAACTGGAGAAGGCGGACATCTTGGAGCTCACCGTGAGACATTTGAAGCACCTTCAGAAAATCTCTCCCACCTGTAAGTCTTCACACATCCACTTCCACTTTTGCCCCCGTGTAAACCTGACTGACGCACATTGTTCTTGTTCGCAGCTCCCTCCACACGTGGGGAACTTTCCGATTACCAGAAAGGCTACCACAGCTGTCTGGCTAACTTTCAACACTATTTGCTGATGGCTGACACGGTGAATGACCAACAGCGCCTCAAGATAGCGCCCTTGAGCTGCAAACCGCTGCACATCTGCAGGACCACGGACAGCGATGTAGTCCACGCGGAAACGCGAGAAACGGCTTGGAGAGCACAGAACGACAAGGCGATCTCTCCAAGGACCCACGACGCGTCTCATTTTCACTCAAGTGAAGACACCACCCAGAAACTGTCCACGCGGTTTGGACCGGTCGCTGCTCCGACCACAGAAGCCCTGAATAAACGAACCACTGTCAAAAAACTTCACCCCAAAAGTCCCAGTGAAGTTGGCAGCCCTCGTCACAATATGTGGAGACCTTGGTAGGGACACTGAAAGCTTCGCCTTTTTATAGAAACGTTGTGAGCTTctattttctgaataaaaatgacaataataagaCTCCGTTCTTGCATACTGCAATATCGTCAATGGCATGTACACCGTTCGCCCAAAGATAGCTATCAATGACATTGGTCAATTtttattgttacttttttttacagtgttcaGCCTATACGCTAAATGAAATACGTAGGTTAGCCTTTTGATTAGCAGTTAAAATGACTACATCAACCCGGAaggaagcaaaaaacaaacaaacgtaggTTAGCCTGACGATTAGCGGTTAAAATGACGACATCAACCCGGaagcaagcaagaaaaaaataaaactaaccgAGTTTAGCTTGATGATGAGCGGTTAAAATGACGACATCAACCCGGAagcaagcaaaaaacaaaacaaaccaaaataaatcaaattgtaGCGTGCATGAGACTGTATGAA
Protein-coding sequences here:
- the her3 gene encoding hairy-related 3 — translated: MVATIDCADKSDSITASKVSKPLMEKKRRARINKCLDQLKCLLESHYSSTIRKRKLEKADILELTVRHLKHLQKISPTSPSTRGELSDYQKGYHSCLANFQHYLLMADTVNDQQRLKIAPLSCKPLHICRTTDSDVVHAETRETAWRAQNDKAISPRTHDASHFHSSEDTTQKLSTRFGPVAAPTTEALNKRTTVKKLHPKSPSEVGSPRHNMWRPW